The following are encoded in a window of Desulfovibrio oxyclinae DSM 11498 genomic DNA:
- a CDS encoding protein-tyrosine phosphatase family protein, with protein sequence MFGRKEPVAWVTDYLAAGPAPASATALKWLRDQGISAILNLCGEFPDLKGIEEKYGFEVYYLPVPDEEAPALKELEKALAWLDEALYLGKKVYIHCRHGVGRTGTVLNSYLLRRGLGHKLAGRRLKGVHGGPANFTQWRAVRNYGKETGQLTCREPSLEFSRTVDLGPFIKDYLELVAQIEQTVEEAGISRCGKDHDGCSSIPIHLCFVEAVALARARNTVLSSATRLELIDRAVEVSRKERSALRRQRGAKVCMADVGAKCPLWGEQGCRLYEHRPVLCRVYGLEGEASERLWEKIQPRLNELSADIWFALTGEFLETQPEFPLSEVISGKYIERFFTLMMGSTGCV encoded by the coding sequence ATGTTTGGCCGCAAGGAACCCGTCGCATGGGTCACGGACTATCTGGCCGCCGGACCTGCGCCGGCATCCGCCACCGCCCTGAAGTGGCTGCGTGATCAGGGCATCTCGGCGATACTGAATCTTTGCGGCGAGTTTCCCGATCTCAAGGGCATCGAGGAAAAGTACGGCTTTGAAGTCTACTACCTGCCGGTTCCCGACGAAGAGGCTCCTGCCCTCAAGGAACTGGAAAAGGCGCTGGCATGGCTCGACGAGGCGCTCTATCTCGGCAAGAAGGTCTACATCCACTGTCGTCACGGCGTGGGGCGCACCGGGACCGTGCTCAACTCCTACCTCTTGCGGCGCGGACTCGGCCACAAGCTGGCGGGACGACGGCTCAAGGGCGTTCACGGCGGTCCGGCCAACTTCACTCAGTGGCGCGCCGTGCGAAATTACGGCAAGGAAACTGGGCAACTCACCTGCCGCGAACCCTCGCTGGAGTTCAGCCGGACCGTGGACCTTGGCCCGTTTATCAAGGATTATCTGGAACTGGTCGCGCAGATCGAGCAGACCGTGGAGGAAGCCGGAATCAGCCGTTGCGGCAAGGATCACGACGGCTGTTCCAGCATTCCCATTCATCTTTGTTTCGTGGAGGCGGTGGCCCTTGCCAGAGCTCGGAACACCGTGCTCTCAAGCGCCACACGGCTTGAGCTGATCGACCGAGCGGTGGAGGTCTCGCGCAAGGAGCGTTCGGCCCTCAGGCGGCAGCGCGGGGCAAAGGTCTGCATGGCGGATGTGGGGGCCAAGTGTCCGTTGTGGGGCGAGCAGGGCTGTCGCCTGTATGAACACAGACCCGTGCTGTGTCGCGTCTACGGACTGGAAGGCGAAGCCAGCGAACGGCTCTGGGAAAAGATTCAGCCGAGGCTCAACGAGCTCTCGGCCGACATCTGGTTCGCCCTTACCGGCGAATTTTTGGAGACGCAGCCCGAATTTCCTCTCTCCGAGGTCATCTCGGGCAAATACATCGAGCGGTTCTTCACGCTCATGATGGGCTCCACCGGCTGCGTCTAG